The segment TCCTGTTACCTGTAACACTGTCACACTTCCATTTCAATTGGCATCGGAATCCATGCCATCGCCAAGTGTCTGACAGcatgagtgtgaatgtgtgtgtgtgtgtgtgttcgtgccaGTTTTTTGAGCGCAGAGACTGGTGTGTGTCTGTCCAAGCTGTCTCCCCTGCCCTTAACAAGAGGCCTTTTCCATGAGGTGAATACAAATCACGGCAGTTATTAATAGAGCAGACATTCTGAGTCATGGATGATTAATGATTTACAGAACAAGTAAACGGatacagaaggaaaaaaaacggAGGAAGGAGGCGGGAGTCTACCTGTGTgtatatgcacacaaacacacacatacatactgccAATAATGTAAACCGCACAAAACCTTAAGAACAATTATATTATGAAAATTAGAAAATTACGCATATTTTTAGGACCATTATTTAAGATATTAAGCACATTCATTTtaatcacatattttttttaatttagcagatAAGCATATTTGCCCCCTTAATTCtccatacagtataaatatatgtaataatgtttgtataatgtataaatacatatatgcTTTCAAAAACTATTTATACATCATTGTACTTTATGTACATACTTCCCTTTAATCTTGGAAGATGTAATTCTATAAAAAGTTGTATTACGGTTAGTaagaaattcaaaacaaaaaacgATATTATGTTAATGACAATATAATGAGAATTTCTTAGAATGAACGAACTTATAGATGCTTTTTGCAATGAAAATTCTAGGGGGAAATGTCATGAAAATTATGTGACaataatatcaatatatttttatataatgtgaaaacactgtatatttaATGTATCGTAGGTCCACTTGTGACTTAAACATGTTTTAGTGAGATTCACCAATGCACACAAACCCAGAGAGCGAGAGCGCTGAAGAGGAAGAGGTCAACAGCTCATTTGAACTCTACTGGTTGTTCTGTGCCAGCCCACTGTCTGTAGAATCACAAATGAAATTTGCACAGTCGCCGCCAGAGACTTCAGTATCATCTGTATTCTTCATATTAGAGGCAGCATTCTCGCAAAAGGCAACAGCAGACAAACACGATGGCCCTCAACTGTTAAAATCTGTCTGCAACACTAAAACACTAGAGAGCAGAGGTTTCAACATCTAAAACACAAGCCCTGAAAGCCAAACCAGAAGTCAGGGATGTTTTCAGATCGGCATTAGACTGCAGACCTTACTTGTATGATGTTCAAAAGGCCATTAAGAAACAGACTTGAAATGACTGAGCATTGACTAATGACAGGAGTGGGAGAGATTCTAAACATGAGTCAtttggtgtgagtgtgtgtttgtgtgtgtgtgtgtgtgtgtgtgtgctcttgtttttgtgacatatcaggacacaactctgtataatgacatgggtatgacacaggtattacaaggagagggtgacttatgaggacataacccatgtctccatttttcaaaaagcttataaatcatacagaatgagtttttttgagaaagtaaaaatgcacaaagtttcctgtgagggttaggtttagatgTAGGGTTGGtttagggccatagaatatacagtttgtacagtataaaaaccattaagcctatgggatgtccccacttttcacaaaaacaaacatgtgtgtgtgtgtgtgtgtaaatgtatgtgagGGAAGCAGAGAGTATGGAGACAGCGAGTAGGTTAGGCTGAGAGTCTTCATATGCTGGCGAGAAACCATGTTATTGAGAATGCTTATCAAACCGTAATTTGGTTCTGACACCCCATCCCCCTTTCCTCTCCTTCTCCCCTATCTTTGTATGGCTCTCAGCCAATAAGAATGTGAACTCACTTCTATAGCAACCATGACGCCCGCTTAGGGGCTCGTTCGATCACCATGGCAACTGCATCTGTTTACAGAGAACAAAGTGAGGGATGGCAGGAGATATGGATCTATATGGGCAAATGGAAGGAGGGGTGACTGTAGCTTGAAGCTGTAGGAATGGCTAGAAAATGAGGAAAGTTAAACATAAAAAGGGCCATAGATGGTACAATCACCCGTCATTGTCTCGAACCTCCAAAATGTccagtgtttttgtttaaatgctcGTGTAACTCAAATGTTCTCTCCTCAAGATTATTGCTTTTGATGAGCTGCGCACTGACTTCAAAAATCCCATCGACCAGAGCAACCCCACCAGAGCGGTAAGGCTTTTCTTTGATCACGATTCCTTTCACACAGCATAAACTACTCGGCATCAGTCTCTCAACTGTGAACAGCAGGTTTCAGAGACACTGAAATGGCATATATGCACATATTTGAACACACATGCAGAAACATGCAATCTTATTACGCTCTTCTGTTTTTCCTCAGAGGGAAAGAATATTGAACATTGAGAGAATTTGCAACCTCCTTCGAAGGGTGAGTGAAATTGTGTCGGATCAAGTCAAGTGTAAGCATATATAAAGTGGGGTGGACATGCAAAAGGagctaggtgttttttttttttttttttttactttatagtaGTGCTGCACAATTCTTGCCTATAGCCCTAATGTATTCTGGCTGATACTcctaatttttacaaaaaaaaaaataataataattttgtattttgtattttgtaaaaattaaataattttgaatgcTTCAGCTATTTTCAGGCAttacaacattataatatatagtatacaaaatgcatgttaattttaagattttataacATTAACAAACACAATCTGACATCTAATGACATCGTCATCTTCTGATTCGTTCTTTTTtgtatcagcagccaatgagctcgctgctcaacattcaaatagtTTGCTATTGCTTGTGGTAACAGTTGAAGCATGGTTCAGATACCCCCCACCATCcctagctccacctgtatagatctgctacggggTGATTTGTGTATGCTATATGGGTTATTTCATGTTATATGTGCATCAGCAGAATTTCTTActtgctcacagcagcatgttgtagatgtattggcagtagcaagtctcagtacttgctctgccacagcagcagaagcagcgtagcagatctattccaccaagacgAAAGACAATAATACTGTCATGTACATCACCATCTTTctgagagctgataaaaaaaatagaaatgataaAAAGTCATATATTGGCAATAACTAATAATAGCGCTGATGTATACtctcattcaaaagtttaaggtcagtttggtgttcttttttttttatttataaattattacttCAACTTTTGATTCAatagagaatcctgaaaaaaagtatcactatttctacaaaaatattatgtttgttgaacaccaaattagcatattagaataatttctaagtatcatgtgacactgtagactggagaaatggccacttcagttttgccatcagaagaataaatgacattatgaaatataataaaatagaaaatagccaTTTTATTGCTATTtctaatattactgtattttgatcaaataaatgcagccctgatgAGATTAAGAGACATTGAATCTTACTGGCCTCAAACTTAGTGTATCATGCATCCATACTTTAATAGCTAGAGATGTCgtgaaaatgcaattttatatatactCAGAGTATATTCAGAGCGCTAAGGGGTTGATTGGAAACCCTTGTGTTAGCATTCTTTATCTCCCAAACAACCACAAAATAGTCTACTTCTGGTCTTCCTGAAAGGGGCATCACTGTATTCTCTTCacccttttcttttcttgctcTGTACTTGGAGGCACACTCCTATCttgtacacacacataaagtgtCAGAACTGAATGTGTAAAAGATGTTGAATATGTGAATTCATGCTTCtaaacataataattttttttctccagctGGTGGTTCCTGAGTATTCCATCCACGGGCTGTTCTGTCTGATGTTCATGTGTGCAGGGGAGTGGGTGACTCTGGGCCTTAACATCCCTCTGCTCCTCTATCACCTCTGGAGGTACAAACTGTCCCTCActtacttctttcaaaaatgggTCCCTGTTGCAATTCCCCCTCACTTTTATCTCCCTCAGGTTTTTCCACCGTCCTGCAGATGGGTCCGAGGTTATGTATGATCCAGTGAGTGTGATGAATGCAGACATTCTGAATTACTGCCAAAAAGAGTCCTGGTGCAAACTAGGCTTCTACCTTCTCTCCTTTTTCTACTATTTGTACAGGTAAACCCTCCTCATTCATAGATCATCTATCTGTTTAGATATCCTATGTTATGAGATCATATGTTTGGATTTTATTGATGGCGTAACTATTATTAGGGatatgaaatgaaagaaacagggaaaaaatacattttcaataagaagaaatgttgcttgagcacaaaatcagcatagtaaaatgatttctTATGGATCACAAGGCACTGGCTTTTTCCCAGAATGTCTTTTCTTAATTAAGATGGTGAAAGTGTGTTTAGTATATCTCTCTTGATGAATGTCTCTCGATCTCTTTTGCAGTATGGTGTATGCTTTGGTCAGCTTCTAAGGGATCAAATGAAGGACAGATGACTGTGAAAAGGAAGGAGAAAAATGACAGAATAAAGACCGAACTATGTCGCGCTTCCCTCTCCCTCATCCACAGACCTTGTTCAGCTCCTCCTCAGATCTCCTGGGTGGGGATGGACGATGGACAGATGTAGAAAAAGCTCAAGACAAGGAGGCATTTAAATCTGCCTCAGTtactgccattaaaaaaaaacaagtggagaTCTGGACCAAAAGAAAACGATCGCAATAGAAAGAGAGAAATATGGTGAACAAAATAAGACTCAGGCAGTGTGGATGTTTTGTAACACCATTGAATTTCTCAAGGGCTGCTGAAAATTTCCACTGCTCATAGCAACAAATGGTTCTTAATGTCTACGAAGAGACATGTGAAGTGCTACTGAGGCCATTACAGAATGTGTTACCTTGATTTTTGAATCAATAGACCGTGGACTTTGTCGCAACGTCTTTTTCTTCAGATAACTTGTTATGTCAAAGTATTTAATAACTGCTAAGTATTTGCTATTTCAGTATTTGTGGTAGATAAATGTACCCTGTATGTAGAGGTACGATATAATAATTGATTACATTCTGAATACATTGCCAGGGTAGTTCTATTAGTGTCCTTAAACAACCGCACATTTTTACGTCAGATCTGATGGTGACGTTTACAAAGACATTTCGAAGCAAATCAACCAATGAGATAAGTATCACAAACCGGGGAAACTGTTTGAGCAGCATCACAGCTGAGGCCTGACACTCCATGATCCGGATTCATCCATCATGGTCTGCGGTGAGGACGAGTGGTCAAGCAGAGCGGCAGACTCTTAATTGAGACAGGCGTGGAGGACGGGCCGTACCGGAGGGAAGAGAGACCCGACCCCAACCTCTGCCGGAGTTCAAATACTCGACAGACTgtgacaaatcataaaagcactTTTGGAATGCCAACAGATGAACTGTAGCAAACAACAGAGGGAGACTCATTTGTGTTGAGTGGGCTGATGTGCGTGCGACAGCCGGACACAGCGGACCGTGATGCAGATGATGGAGAAACTGGTGTCGGAAACGTTCACCGATGATGCTTTGGACAACGGACTGATGATGACGGTCTCACATCGAATACAAACTTTTAAGGCAATCTTCTGTGTTGTTAGACTATATCCGACATATAACGCCACTCTGTTCCGTGTATCATAAGGCCTCCCGATTTGCCTCACCTGGAGTTCCTGTGTTGTGCTGTGTCCATCAGTCTGCTAAACAAGTAGATTCATAATTATTTACCTAAGCTGTGTGTTCTGGCTTTGTATATGAATAGAATGGCCAAACGTATCTCTCATGAGCCGCTTTACTAGCTAGGACGGCTTCATATTCAACTTAAAAGCAAGCAATTTAATAATGACACAGTCTGAGTGCTTTTTGGCAACACTGCCTCTTCTGGTTCAAACTCCCGGGTCTACTTTCCATCTTGGCTTTGACTTGATGTATACCCtcaaaaatgtgaatatatatatccTGGACAATCGCTAATAACACATGAATGTGGGCCGAGAGACAGCTGACTGGGTCTTCATTATAGACATCATCACTGAATGTCTTTCTGTGATTAATAATAGTTCACATGCAGTATCTACATTTAAGAATACCTGCATGATTATGTCTTTTATACATGATTCATTAATGTATGCTACAGCACCTTTGGTAACTTTCTGGTTTGTATTCAGTTGAATACGACCAAATATCTTATATACTCCAAAACCAATTACACCTGTTCTAATAAAACGATGTTGCCGAAAAAGAAGTCTGTTTGTTGATTCGCATTTTGGGGTTGGAATTAATCTCGGAATTGATTtgccttttattcagcaaggatgcaataaattgaccaaaagtaacAGCAAAGGCTTTTTATGGTTTATATATGTTCTATTCCTCAAAGAATACTGAGAAATATGTCCGattatttcttacaaaaatattaagtagcactaatgttttcaacattgataatgatcagcatattagaatgatttctaaaggatcctgtgaccctgaagactgaaataatggctgctgaaaattttgctttaacataaccatcacaggaataaaagtttaaaatatactaaaataataataataataataaaatgttgttttacatttaaagataCAGTAGTCCTCAtttaaagtggatcaaaaaagttcacTAAAGTTGTTCTAATACAAGAACGCATTCTGGTTTTAGGTTTAGGACAATTTTgttgaaaggttttgatccacttcaaatgttgagttctataatattacacaatactgttgtcaaataaatgtggcctaagcgatttctttcaaaaaacatttaaaactcttacCAATCCCAAATGTCTGAGTGGTATAGCTTGATCAACATCTTGCAATCTTTATAAATGTAGAAATGAGAGAgggtattttcataaaataaataaataaaaagctggtCTGCTAAAGGAGGATATTGAATTCCACCAAAAAAGAACTACGTAAATTGAAAAGGGATGAAactgttataagaaaaaaagatcaaggcaaatgaTGAAGGCCAAGAGACAGAGAAAGTTTATAAAGAATATGAGCACATTCTTGCAAGTCTCAAGCAAAAGTAAATGTGAAAGAGTGATaatgaaagggagagagaaaaagtgTGAGTGCACTGGAGTCAATAAGAGGCTAAGGCAGTTtggttgccatggaaacacaaaaagaatgaaatgcattttatgttaggttgtccctctctctctctctctcactctctctctctctctttcttgctgaaaattaaaaccaaaaagcCTGTCCAAAATAGGTTTTCTGTCCATGGCCGCACAGCTGAAACATTTGCCAAATCTTTGAAAAGCAATTTGGTATGAAAATGGAGCAGGAAAATAGAacatgccaataaataaataatataaaaatcgcagcaaaccccccccccccgaaTTGCTGTTTTGAAACATGAATATTATCAAAGAGCAGCAGAGTGTAGTTTATGTGCAGCGCATGCAGAAACATGCTTGTAATCACACACACTCCATTGCCAaagtctgtttctctttctgctctttctctccctctctcttcacCTCTTGGGAGATGTTGCTATGGAAACTGGTTACAATTGATAAGTTTGAAACATGAGTGAGCCACAGACAAGctgctggaacacacacacacacacacacacacagtctgagaCAGCTACACTTGTATGGAAATGGAAGAGCTGCTTTTCAAATCAACAAGATTTTCCATCTGAAGGAAATGAAATGTAGTAGGATAACCAATTTAACCCTTTCTTTATAGCACTTAAGATGCCTTTTGTTAGTGATGAATCAACAGCAAACGGCATAATTTAGTCTGATGTCTAGAAAGCCTGTCGCTGCTGTTGAATGCATGAGAACATCTCCCTAAAATTGGAAGAGTCATTTCCACAATATGATGAAAAGACTGACACAACATTAAGAAGGACAGTGGGAGACATGAATTATGCATCGCTGCAAATCTCAGAACGGTGAACCTTATCAGAATTAAGATGAGGTTTAAAGTTAGGGGGATATATTTCAAATTAGAACAGTGGGGTGAGAACTAAAAGTTATATGATAAATGGGGTTGAGAGGATAAAGATAGTTTGGAGATACTTTGTACATTAGACATAAAGTCACCTGAGATTGCTTTTATCAGCACAAATGGATGGACTTAGGTAGAATACACTTTCTGTGCTAatacacatacagagagagagagagaagcagaaagagagataatttttttattaatcatgtgATCATAGGCATCACAGGAAATtgtttaactaaattaataattgtGGTTGTATTAATGAGGTacattaatgtatatataaaaaatattaattaaaattacttttttataattatgtgaGAAGAAGGAGTGTGTAGAGATTCAAGAGACTGAAACTTTTGCCTTGAGCAACATTCATTAACAGTCATTAAGCAAAATTATTAAATGGCAGACCTgtggttgaccaatcagaattgtGTATTCCACAACAGTCAATAAAGAACCCTACTTAAACCAAGcaaaatcgaaaaaaaaaaaacatactgcttTGCTTACCTGATACACTTCTAATTTATTAGCATGTGAACATGGCTTTATACAGTTTATACTAGGCCTATATAATTctcgttttaattttatttatttatttttttaatggcaaaCAATAAGCAAGCTCACATTTACAAATAATACTTCAAAGGTAAggatttcaaattaaaatataaattaataaaacaattaatagcattaaacaataaaatattctgaaatactACATTGCAATAtttaagttacttttttaaattaattagattaatgaacacattaataagtaaataaaaaatgtttaacacttttatactttaaaaaaaaaacatattttaaggtTCAGTTCTcattattaacaaaccattaactatgacttttgcctcaataaactccaactaaacaaactaatttgctgcttattaatagttagtaatgtagtttttaagtttaggtattgggatCAGGGATGCCTAGTAatagtcatgcagaatatgtggtttataagtactaataaacagacaatattttaataatatacacactactagtgagaattggtccctatgctaaagtgttaccatttttttgACAGCAAACCTgtaactgaccaatcagaatcgagtATCACAGAAAACCTTTTACCATTCGTTATTGCAACCcaaattattttaacactttttaattCATTAGCTTCAATTTATGTTTTCGTGTATAGGCTACTCAGGACAAATGTACTATAAACAGCATTTAATGGCCCGGCTTCTATAAAAGGGTTCTTCATAAACCAAGATTATTTATGCActtgctttacacacacacacacacacacacacacacacacacacacacacacacacacacacacacacacatatatatatatatatatatatatatatatatatatatatatatatatatatatgtactaatCTGAACAATGCTAGAAACTCCAGCACCTCCTGTGTCTATTTGCGTCTTTAAGATGAATGGCTTGATGTATTTCCCAgttgcaagttgctttggataaaagcgtctgctaaatgaataaatgtaaatgtagatctaatgtaaatgcaaatgtaataatGCGATTATAATTGACATTCTCTGCATTTGGGAGACGATATCcaaacacatatataaacaaacagacacacacacacacacacacacacacacacatacacacatacccaTGCTCACACATACCACGTTTCCCCTTTTCACAGATGATTTATGTACAACAACACATACGCAAATTGTAAGTGTGAATTAGTGTTTGAAATTCCGCTGTGAACTGTCAGTGGGCTCTAGTTCCCAACGCCATCAGAGCCACGATTAGCATTCATACTGGACGCGCAGCTGTGAAATATCACACAGGACCACACAGGTGTTGAGGGGGTTAAACGCTGTTATGAAAGCACTGTATCAATAGAACAGAGCAGACCAGGGTGCACCTGAAGCGGTAAACATCCACAGGCACACCCATAATCGCGCATATACCGCTGCAAATCGAAGGTCAACCACACACAGTCTACATAGGTACAGACAGACACGCACATGAATATTTCCTTCAATGATCAGCGGTGCACCTTCGGGAAATAGCGGGTGTCATGGCAACAGGAGCAGGCATCTGCAAGCGTTACTGTAGCAATCAGAGAGGAAAGGCAGCCAGGGGGTTGGCGTGAGAGGTGCCATTATAGACTGAGTGATTTGGAGGGGGTGTGGGGGGTGCGAGAGGCAGGAAACGATTAAATATTCAAGAAATAACGCAGCCAGAACAAATTACCTCGCTTTCTGCTTCAGAACATCAGAAGTTTAAACCTCCAGCACGTCTAGGAGTCAGAGCAGGAGGGTGAAGGAATCTGTAGCGTGGTCACTGTATCTACCTGGAGGTTCAGAAAGAGTCTGTGATGGGGACATTTgtctagaataataataataattatataataataataataataataataataataataatataatgatctTTGAACAAAGAGCATTATTCTGAGTAAAACAGACTTTTAGCTCAAATATTTTGTAACCCAAAGAGAAAGCACTTCAAATCTCTTCATCCATTTACAGCAGTACCATAAACTGCAACGCAACTTGTGTTGCAAATGCTGTTGTTGTAAATGGGTTGCAGCCGGTTGCagcaatgacaatttttttttatttaaataacgaGCCATAGTGTTAGTTAACTGTTTtttcatgaaaaatgttttttcctTTCCTTCTACTGTAATTAAAACAAACCAGCCTACCGTTATACCCCTAATAAACAGTTATACAtataacagtttatatatataaagcataaaTGACAGTAAATTTTAAGCTAAACTGAATCATGGCGAACAAAATTCCCTAAATGATGGAAAAGACcatttcattaaacatttaaccCTTCAGACTGCTCTGTTATACCAGATGCGATCCATTTCAGTTTGAGCATCGCTTTTATGCCACGATTTCCACTAAAACGCAGGCTCTTTTGATCTAAAACCATAATAGATTAATATAGCATCTTCTTTGTTATATGAGGCTTTTAGAATCATTGTGTGATTTTATCTACTTTCTAGCAGTGGTGGATAATGGCAAGTTATTTTAGTTGCATTGTAGTAACTCTAGCTGTGGCAAAAGTGGTGTTTGTGCAGAAACTAGGGTTGCCATGGTAATATTTTATAAGGGATGAACAAAGCTCTACATGTGTTCAGGCCAGAAGATGTCGCTTAAAGGGACACTAATGTATACCTTCCGTTCCAGCTATCTATTTTGCACCTTGAGTTTGATGGACACACATTATCAGCACT is part of the Carassius auratus strain Wakin chromosome 10, ASM336829v1, whole genome shotgun sequence genome and harbors:
- the cnih2 gene encoding protein cornichon homolog 2, with amino-acid sequence MAFTFAAFCYMLTLVLCAALIFFVIWQIIAFDELRTDFKNPIDQSNPTRARERILNIERICNLLRRLVVPEYSIHGLFCLMFMCAGEWVTLGLNIPLLLYHLWRFFHRPADGSEVMYDPVSVMNADILNYCQKESWCKLGFYLLSFFYYLYSMVYALVSF